Proteins encoded together in one Neobacillus sp. FSL H8-0543 window:
- a CDS encoding alpha/beta hydrolase: protein MTKILTKKVQTGDYQTFIYEGGDKSHETIIFLHGSGPGASSKTNWQGILPQVSEKFHVVALDILGFGNTDHPEVFPENGAKWMSARVKQVIDLMDTLEVDKANLVGNSLGGVISLNLIMNAPERFNRIVLLGAGGGLTEMTPELAKLANFASDPSPAAFKNLFRWFLADETFLEAELDQIVAERVETFNRPEVRRSYEANFKNAHLSDIIVPPSALKRMKNPFLLIHGYEDRFVPLESSLYMMKYLPDSQLHTIKQCGHWAQIEQKDRFIKLTSDFFNGEL, encoded by the coding sequence ATGACAAAAATACTAACAAAAAAGGTTCAAACAGGGGATTATCAAACTTTTATATATGAAGGCGGGGATAAGAGCCATGAAACGATTATATTCCTGCATGGAAGTGGCCCGGGAGCAAGCTCAAAAACAAATTGGCAAGGGATTTTACCACAAGTGAGTGAAAAATTTCATGTTGTTGCCCTTGATATTTTAGGTTTTGGGAACACCGATCACCCTGAGGTTTTTCCGGAAAACGGTGCAAAATGGATGTCAGCAAGAGTTAAACAGGTCATTGATTTAATGGATACTTTAGAAGTTGATAAAGCTAACTTAGTTGGGAATTCTTTAGGCGGAGTGATCTCACTTAATCTAATAATGAATGCTCCAGAGCGATTTAATCGCATTGTTCTCTTAGGTGCCGGCGGGGGATTAACGGAGATGACACCGGAGTTGGCGAAATTGGCTAACTTTGCTAGTGACCCATCCCCGGCAGCATTTAAAAATTTATTTAGATGGTTTTTAGCTGATGAAACCTTTCTTGAAGCGGAATTGGATCAAATCGTTGCGGAACGAGTGGAAACCTTTAACAGACCTGAGGTACGCAGGTCCTATGAAGCAAACTTTAAGAATGCCCACTTATCAGATATTATCGTGCCACCATCAGCATTAAAAAGAATGAAAAATCCGTTCTTACTCATTCACGGCTATGAAGATCGTTTCGTTCCGCTTGAAAGCAGTCTCTATATGATGAAATATTTACCTGACTCGCAGTTACATACCATCAAACAGTGTGGACATTGGGCGCAAATTGAGCAAAAGGACCGATTTATAAAACTTACATCCGACTTTTTTAATGGAGAGTTATAA
- a CDS encoding alpha/beta hydrolase, whose protein sequence is MTNISQATIKTANYETYLNRSGEGNSEAILFLHGSGPGVAAIANWRYALQACSENYDCLAPDLFGFAQSSHPEILPKNRQDWMDQWVNQVIELLDELNLQKVHVVGNSLGCSIALELLLEYPERFDKVVLMGPGGTPNTKLSAELARAKNFYDNPSRKKLHQIMSWFVNEPEKMAPIIDGIIETRFETAMRPEVQRSNDSIFATATVPVPVTALNRIENQVLLVHGLNDRVCSVDSSYYLVEHLLNAQLHVFGRCGHWTQIEKKDEFNTLIQNYFAGKI, encoded by the coding sequence TTGACTAATATATCTCAGGCAACCATTAAAACAGCTAATTACGAAACTTATTTAAATCGTTCAGGTGAGGGGAATAGTGAGGCTATTTTATTTCTTCATGGTTCGGGTCCAGGGGTTGCTGCTATTGCCAATTGGCGCTATGCGTTACAAGCATGCAGTGAAAATTATGATTGTTTAGCTCCAGACCTTTTTGGATTTGCTCAAAGCAGCCATCCTGAAATCCTTCCAAAAAACAGACAAGACTGGATGGATCAATGGGTTAACCAAGTAATTGAACTACTTGATGAACTAAATCTTCAAAAGGTCCATGTGGTCGGGAATTCATTAGGGTGTTCAATCGCGCTAGAATTGTTGTTAGAGTATCCTGAACGATTTGATAAGGTGGTTCTCATGGGACCGGGTGGAACACCAAATACGAAATTAAGTGCAGAACTAGCACGAGCTAAGAATTTCTACGACAATCCGTCAAGAAAAAAATTGCACCAAATTATGAGCTGGTTTGTCAATGAACCGGAAAAAATGGCTCCGATCATTGATGGAATAATTGAAACCCGCTTTGAAACAGCCATGCGGCCAGAGGTTCAACGTTCAAATGACTCCATTTTCGCGACTGCCACTGTGCCTGTCCCTGTAACTGCTCTTAATCGAATTGAAAATCAAGTGTTACTAGTCCATGGTCTAAATGACCGTGTATGTTCAGTTGACTCTAGTTATTATCTAGTAGAACATCTTCTAAATGCACAGCTCCATGTATTTGGGAGATGTGGACACTGGACACAAATTGAGAAAAAAGACGAATTCAATACTTTGATTCAAAATTATTTCGCCGGTAAAATTTAA
- a CDS encoding VOC family protein yields the protein MILPEIAKLGHVALVTPDLEKSLWFFRDVIGLEITEEKNGTTYLRAWGDFEHHTLSLTAGDRGYVDHIAWRTKKPEDVEGFAQLLEKAGTEVRWIEAGEEAGQGKAIRFKLPSQHSFEIYYDVEKPGGDERTKSVLKNQSHKSWNRGISPRRIDHVNVATSMDVGEIIGYLSTQLGFNLREYVKYTKNEQVMAGWMSVTPLVHDIAVIYRPEAKTPNQLHHIAYWLDNDQDLLRAADILKEAGINFIGPGKHGVSQAIYLYVVDPGSGCRVELFSSSYLIFEPDWKAIEWTEEEHAIANTYWGETVSDKELNKPLIEA from the coding sequence ATGATATTACCAGAAATTGCTAAGTTGGGTCATGTTGCACTAGTCACACCAGATCTTGAAAAATCACTTTGGTTTTTCCGAGATGTAATTGGATTAGAAATTACAGAAGAAAAAAATGGGACTACCTATTTGCGGGCTTGGGGAGATTTTGAACATCATACACTTTCACTCACTGCTGGGGATCGGGGATACGTTGACCATATTGCCTGGAGAACAAAGAAACCAGAGGATGTAGAGGGTTTTGCGCAATTGCTTGAAAAAGCAGGAACAGAAGTACGCTGGATAGAAGCCGGAGAAGAGGCTGGACAAGGAAAGGCGATACGTTTTAAATTACCTAGCCAACACTCCTTTGAGATTTATTATGATGTTGAAAAGCCTGGTGGAGATGAAAGAACAAAATCGGTTCTGAAAAATCAATCTCATAAGTCATGGAACCGAGGTATTTCTCCAAGAAGAATTGACCATGTCAATGTTGCAACTTCCATGGATGTTGGTGAGATTATTGGATATTTAAGTACACAATTAGGATTTAATTTACGTGAATATGTGAAATACACAAAGAATGAACAAGTAATGGCAGGCTGGATGAGTGTCACCCCTTTAGTGCATGATATAGCAGTAATCTACCGACCTGAGGCAAAAACACCGAATCAACTCCACCATATTGCATATTGGTTGGATAACGATCAAGATCTCCTTCGTGCGGCAGATATTTTAAAAGAAGCAGGCATTAACTTCATTGGACCAGGAAAACATGGAGTATCTCAAGCAATCTATCTTTATGTCGTTGACCCGGGAAGCGGTTGCCGAGTGGAATTGTTTAGTAGTTCTTACTTAATCTTTGAACCAGATTGGAAAGCCATCGAGTGGACAGAAGAGGAGCATGCTATAGCCAATACTTATTGGGGAGAAACTGTTAGCGATAAAGAATTGAATAAACCATTAATTGAAGCTTAA
- a CDS encoding fumarylacetoacetate hydrolase family protein: MKLVSFYQNDEIKLGIKTDAGIIDVSAASDKTGITAPKTVLDVINEGENALDALNRIQKNSQEMINDEDIRYAAAIPNAGKVLCVGANYRKHAIESGLAIPEDPIYFAKYANSLSGHGEEVAVPYMAKEVDYEVELVVVIGKPAKKVSTEDALDYVFGYATGNDLSVRELQFRSNQWMYGKAIDGFAPLGPYIVTADEVPNPQNLNLKCWVNGELRQDSNTEDMIFSVATIVSDLSQIMTLEPGDVIYSGTPEGVIMGMEQKNWLKPGDEIVCEIDGLGRLVNKLV, translated from the coding sequence TTGAAGCTTGTTTCTTTCTATCAAAATGATGAAATTAAATTGGGCATTAAAACGGATGCCGGTATTATTGATGTATCCGCTGCTTCCGATAAAACCGGAATCACTGCACCTAAGACAGTCTTAGATGTTATTAATGAGGGAGAAAATGCATTAGATGCATTAAATAGGATTCAAAAGAATTCCCAAGAGATGATTAACGATGAAGATATCCGATATGCAGCTGCAATTCCAAATGCAGGAAAGGTTTTGTGTGTTGGCGCAAATTATCGAAAACATGCGATTGAATCTGGTCTTGCAATACCAGAAGATCCAATCTATTTTGCCAAGTACGCAAATAGTTTGTCTGGTCATGGCGAAGAAGTAGCCGTACCATATATGGCGAAAGAAGTAGATTACGAGGTTGAATTAGTAGTGGTAATTGGCAAACCAGCCAAGAAGGTATCAACAGAGGATGCCCTAGATTATGTTTTTGGTTATGCAACTGGGAATGATCTTTCTGTCCGTGAACTTCAATTTCGTAGCAATCAATGGATGTATGGAAAAGCGATTGATGGATTTGCACCTCTTGGACCATATATTGTAACTGCTGATGAAGTACCAAATCCACAAAATCTTAATCTAAAATGCTGGGTGAACGGAGAACTCCGTCAAGATTCAAATACTGAAGATATGATTTTTTCTGTAGCCACTATAGTAAGTGATTTATCACAAATCATGACTCTCGAACCTGGTGATGTCATTTATTCTGGTACTCCAGAGGGAGTTATCATGGGTATGGAACAAAAAAACTGGCTCAAGCCAGGTGATGAAATTGTTTGTGAAATTGACGGGCTTGGGCGTCTAGTGAACAAACTAGTGTAA
- a CDS encoding GntR family transcriptional regulator, which yields MELSSMDNRRLSTKDFVYYEMKKQIIKGILKPSQSFNEIKIASELGVSRTPIREALQRLELEELIIRQPNGRLKVAPISIQEAKEIYKIRGLLEGLVVKEATIKVTESEIQKLQMFTNLLIEAAENDLREDVVTYGSEIHSYLYQISDNHTAVKILRNMNDKISRYRRIGPNESIKRSKEAAMEHKQLTEAISIRDSTKAESLMKMHIKNSLAAAIESIANHIKKYGE from the coding sequence ATGGAATTATCTTCAATGGATAACCGCCGATTATCCACAAAGGATTTCGTTTATTACGAAATGAAGAAACAAATAATTAAAGGCATTTTAAAACCATCCCAATCGTTTAATGAAATAAAAATAGCTTCAGAATTGGGAGTAAGCCGAACACCAATAAGAGAGGCATTACAAAGGCTGGAACTAGAAGAATTAATCATAAGGCAGCCAAATGGTCGGTTAAAAGTGGCGCCCATCTCCATCCAAGAGGCAAAGGAAATCTATAAAATTAGAGGTTTATTAGAAGGATTAGTAGTAAAAGAGGCTACTATTAAAGTAACAGAAAGTGAAATTCAGAAACTGCAAATGTTTACAAACCTTTTAATCGAGGCAGCTGAAAACGACCTGAGGGAGGATGTCGTAACTTACGGGAGTGAAATACATTCATACCTGTATCAGATTAGCGACAATCACACGGCAGTAAAAATTTTAAGGAATATGAATGATAAGATTTCTAGATATAGGCGTATTGGGCCGAATGAAAGTATCAAGAGGAGTAAAGAAGCGGCGATGGAGCATAAACAATTAACCGAAGCCATTTCGATAAGAGATAGTACAAAAGCTGAAAGTCTGATGAAAATGCATATTAAGAATAGTTTGGCTGCGGCGATTGAGTCGATTGCCAATCATATCAAAAAATACGGGGAATAA
- a CDS encoding SDR family oxidoreductase codes for MIQEKLRLKDKVAIVTGSTSGIGEETAKLFANEGANVVIVGRRQDRGEKVVNTIRSNGGKAIFVKTDVTKDDDLVNMVNKTLEAFQQVDILVNNAGRIIQKPFTEIAEDDWDHYVRLNSYSYFRAMQLVLPYMEKRGSGNIVNITSAAAINVRKTHALYSFTKAGITHMSKIVAAEYADKGIRVNCLLPGVVYTEMIADNPRTPEVAKGIPLGRMSTPEEQAKSVLYLASEDSSFMTGSSIVTDGGVTGI; via the coding sequence ATGATCCAAGAAAAGCTGCGTTTAAAAGATAAAGTTGCGATTGTTACCGGCAGTACTTCAGGAATTGGAGAAGAAACGGCTAAGTTATTTGCCAACGAAGGAGCCAATGTAGTCATTGTGGGAAGAAGACAAGACCGTGGTGAAAAGGTTGTTAATACAATCCGTTCAAATGGCGGAAAAGCTATATTTGTTAAAACTGATGTGACGAAAGATGATGACCTAGTAAATATGGTGAATAAGACGTTAGAGGCTTTTCAACAAGTTGATATTCTTGTCAACAATGCTGGACGAATTATCCAAAAGCCATTTACAGAAATAGCAGAGGATGATTGGGATCACTATGTGCGCTTAAACTCTTATTCTTACTTTAGAGCAATGCAGCTTGTCCTACCATATATGGAAAAAAGGGGGTCTGGCAACATTGTAAATATTACTTCCGCAGCTGCTATTAATGTCAGAAAAACACATGCACTTTATAGTTTTACCAAGGCGGGGATCACACATATGTCCAAAATTGTAGCAGCAGAATACGCAGATAAGGGGATTAGAGTAAATTGTTTATTGCCAGGGGTTGTTTATACTGAAATGATTGCTGATAACCCCAGAACACCTGAAGTGGCAAAAGGAATTCCCTTAGGGAGAATGTCAACTCCTGAAGAACAAGCAAAATCTGTTTTATACTTAGCATCTGAAGATTCTTCATTTATGACAGGTTCATCCATTGTTACTGATGGAGGCGTCACAGGAATATAA
- a CDS encoding alpha/beta hydrolase, protein MGNINQKLVKTGEFQTYLNRSGEGNKEVILFLHGSGPGVNAWANWRYALGACSVEFDCLAPDLIGFGDSGHPEERPNTRSGWMRYWVDQCVNLLDELGIDQAHVVGNSLGCSIAQELLFEHPERIKRVVLMGPGGTPNMKPSAELARARAFYEEPTPKFLQQIMSWFVNDGEALKEEIASITDMRYQIAMKPDTRESNESIFSTKPTPVPPTALERIKHDVLLVHGRDDRVCSVDSSYYLLEHIPNAQLHVFPNCGHWAQIEKKDSFHSLILSFFKNII, encoded by the coding sequence ATGGGAAATATTAATCAGAAATTGGTGAAAACTGGAGAATTTCAAACATATTTAAACCGCTCTGGTGAGGGAAATAAAGAAGTCATTTTATTCTTGCATGGGTCAGGTCCAGGGGTAAATGCATGGGCAAACTGGCGGTATGCCTTAGGTGCATGCAGTGTTGAATTTGATTGTTTAGCACCAGACTTAATTGGCTTCGGTGATAGTGGCCACCCAGAGGAACGTCCGAATACACGTTCAGGCTGGATGCGTTATTGGGTAGACCAATGCGTGAATCTGCTAGATGAACTAGGGATAGATCAAGCACATGTTGTTGGGAATTCATTAGGCTGTTCCATTGCTCAGGAACTTTTGTTTGAACATCCTGAACGAATTAAACGAGTAGTATTAATGGGACCTGGTGGTACACCAAACATGAAACCTTCGGCAGAATTAGCAAGGGCAAGAGCTTTTTATGAAGAGCCAACACCGAAATTTTTACAGCAAATCATGAGTTGGTTTGTGAATGATGGAGAGGCGTTAAAAGAAGAAATTGCTTCGATTACAGATATGCGTTACCAAATTGCAATGAAACCTGATACACGGGAATCCAATGAATCAATCTTTTCAACAAAGCCGACACCAGTCCCACCGACCGCCCTGGAACGGATTAAACACGATGTACTGCTCGTTCACGGTCGGGATGATCGCGTTTGTTCCGTGGATTCTAGCTATTATTTGTTAGAACATATTCCCAATGCACAGCTCCATGTTTTCCCGAATTGTGGACATTGGGCTCAAATTGAGAAGAAAGATAGCTTCCATTCATTAATCCTATCATTCTTTAAAAACATAATTTAA
- a CDS encoding acyl-CoA dehydrogenase family protein: MVSQTNEKTLTEFQQLLLDAERIGKLAESEVEEMEKNQTVSEKVINALKATQIPKLLLPKKYGGPQVSYREYSAIIRKVSKYNMSAGWITFLYTTHNIWAAYLPEKGREEVINQGGLIADIFSPIGKVEVDGDGFRLSGTYSFVSGVLHSDWVAVGAFMEYPESGQKEHVAFNLPTRDVQIIENWDTLGLRGTGSNQVVVDNIYVPKEQVLRLSEIDKVMRPLDGTGYDENYFFFNKPFFVPFIAGFSMVALGGAERLIEEFKERTEKRTRLRGVIAKESRHQGVLAELNIRYFEAEGLMSRVFDMLENYNPNDGDQRAEFAAIRARIIHNCTEIAQRVLLVLGGFALYKGHPVELFFRDMHAVSAHRSNLYDDSIEAYGKSLFGFEHGVVG, from the coding sequence ATGGTAAGCCAAACAAATGAGAAAACACTAACGGAATTTCAGCAACTGTTATTAGATGCTGAGCGAATCGGCAAACTTGCTGAGTCGGAAGTAGAAGAGATGGAGAAAAACCAAACCGTTTCGGAGAAGGTGATTAACGCTTTAAAAGCAACGCAAATACCTAAACTACTGCTACCTAAAAAATATGGTGGTCCCCAAGTAAGCTATAGAGAATACTCTGCGATTATTAGGAAAGTTTCAAAATATAATATGTCTGCTGGGTGGATAACATTTTTATATACTACCCATAATATTTGGGCCGCATATTTGCCTGAAAAAGGCAGAGAAGAAGTCATCAATCAAGGTGGATTAATTGCTGATATTTTTTCACCAATTGGAAAAGTAGAGGTTGATGGGGATGGCTTTCGTTTATCTGGTACCTACAGTTTTGTAAGCGGTGTCTTACATAGTGATTGGGTAGCGGTGGGGGCATTTATGGAATACCCAGAAAGCGGGCAAAAAGAACATGTCGCTTTTAATCTACCAACAAGGGATGTTCAAATTATTGAGAATTGGGATACGTTAGGACTAAGAGGTACTGGAAGTAACCAAGTCGTGGTGGATAATATTTATGTTCCTAAAGAGCAGGTTTTACGCTTAAGTGAGATTGATAAGGTTATGCGCCCGCTTGATGGGACTGGTTATGATGAGAATTATTTCTTTTTTAATAAACCATTCTTCGTTCCATTTATCGCTGGGTTTAGTATGGTCGCACTTGGAGGTGCGGAGCGACTAATAGAAGAGTTCAAAGAACGTACAGAGAAGCGAACGAGGCTTCGTGGAGTAATCGCGAAAGAATCACGTCATCAAGGTGTATTAGCTGAATTAAATATTCGCTATTTTGAGGCAGAGGGTTTAATGTCACGTGTTTTTGATATGCTAGAAAATTACAATCCAAATGATGGAGATCAGCGGGCAGAATTCGCTGCCATTCGCGCCAGAATTATTCATAATTGTACAGAGATTGCCCAAAGAGTGTTATTAGTACTTGGTGGTTTTGCCTTATATAAAGGACACCCCGTTGAATTATTTTTTAGAGACATGCATGCCGTAAGTGCTCATCGATCTAATTTATATGATGACTCCATTGAGGCATACGGGAAGTCATTATTTGGTTTTGAACATGGTGTAGTAGGTTAA
- a CDS encoding SMP-30/gluconolactonase/LRE family protein yields MVEPVVRGKAKVIFGEGPLWDYDKGCLYWVDLDQKQLLSYNPRNEQHIKYQLPAMANGVVKYTEDELILLMTDGLYLFNLKDETITPLLKPEGLNERILLNDGKCDPEGRIWAGSADIRFRDVKESEDHEAHEFTDKLSCLYRIDKNLNTEILKDQLVISNGLDWDPDRNIFYHVDSAAQSIYKYDYDPESGGILNQEIVYTFEDLDGFPDGMTIDKEGMLFVALFKAGPVASVTPKHGVIAKIDPLSKKWVDSIIVPTSHVTSCCFGGEDLKTLFITTALAPLPESERAEQPLAGRLFSVDLEVGGYKATPYKKTSRKIVGNI; encoded by the coding sequence ATGGTAGAACCCGTAGTAAGAGGAAAGGCTAAAGTTATTTTTGGAGAAGGTCCCTTATGGGATTATGATAAGGGATGTCTTTATTGGGTAGATTTAGATCAAAAGCAATTATTATCTTATAATCCGAGAAATGAACAGCATATTAAGTATCAATTACCGGCAATGGCAAATGGAGTGGTGAAATATACTGAGGATGAATTAATTCTTTTAATGACGGATGGCTTGTATTTATTTAATTTAAAGGATGAAACCATCACCCCACTCCTAAAACCTGAGGGTTTAAATGAAAGAATCCTTTTAAACGACGGGAAATGTGACCCAGAAGGGAGAATTTGGGCAGGGTCGGCCGATATTCGTTTTAGAGATGTGAAAGAATCAGAGGACCACGAAGCTCATGAATTTACGGATAAATTATCATGCCTTTATAGAATTGATAAAAACTTAAACACAGAGATACTAAAAGACCAATTAGTCATCTCCAATGGTCTAGATTGGGATCCTGATAGAAATATCTTTTATCATGTTGATTCAGCGGCCCAATCTATTTATAAATATGATTATGATCCTGAATCAGGAGGAATTTTAAATCAAGAAATTGTTTATACATTCGAGGATCTTGATGGATTTCCTGATGGAATGACGATAGATAAAGAAGGAATGCTCTTCGTAGCCTTGTTCAAAGCAGGTCCAGTAGCAAGTGTTACTCCGAAACATGGAGTAATTGCTAAAATTGATCCATTGAGTAAAAAATGGGTGGATTCGATTATTGTCCCTACTTCCCATGTAACTTCTTGCTGCTTTGGAGGAGAGGATTTAAAGACATTATTTATTACGACCGCATTAGCGCCATTACCAGAATCAGAAAGGGCTGAACAACCGTTAGCTGGTCGTCTTTTTTCAGTGGATTTAGAGGTTGGAGGTTATAAAGCCACTCCGTATAAAAAAACAAGTCGAAAGATAGTTGGGAACATTTAA
- a CDS encoding acyl-CoA dehydrogenase family protein — translation MQKNILELNKDLVGRARDFIPKLREYSSDIDDNSRIPNEIVKDLQEAGLLKVLRPKMFGGYQTNMRTYAEVVTEISRGNGSVGWFVALSNIRDYMISYVFGQKALDEIYGTGDDVVLAGNFKPVKCDIKKVEGGYYINEAQWPFVSGGPHADWCYFGFPLDVEGEIEMAIMVVPREELEILDDWDVMGLRGSASNSVRVKDVFVPEHRVSLDRLARARHYMIEPLKDVPLYSTPFVPSLSLSIVGPALGLAQAAMDFHMERVMKAGIGNTYYTKMSEAPITHRQIGLAQLKIDSAELHLYRAVDRLDAFSEQGHHMTTGEIVQMKADFGYVNQLCKEAIDLMLEGSGSIFTYKWNQFQLVYRDFLTMHLHLFITPSSLIETYGRVLCGMEPNTYFV, via the coding sequence ATGCAAAAAAATATACTAGAATTAAACAAAGATTTAGTAGGCAGGGCACGTGATTTTATTCCAAAGTTAAGAGAATACAGTTCAGATATTGATGATAATAGTAGGATACCGAATGAAATTGTTAAAGATTTACAGGAGGCAGGGCTATTAAAGGTTCTTCGCCCAAAAATGTTTGGAGGATACCAAACAAATATGCGAACCTATGCAGAAGTTGTGACGGAGATATCTCGTGGAAACGGATCCGTTGGTTGGTTTGTTGCATTAAGTAATATTAGAGATTACATGATTTCTTATGTCTTTGGTCAAAAAGCATTGGATGAGATTTATGGGACTGGTGATGATGTTGTATTAGCTGGGAATTTTAAACCTGTAAAGTGTGATATCAAAAAAGTAGAAGGCGGTTATTATATAAATGAAGCTCAGTGGCCATTCGTATCTGGGGGTCCACATGCTGACTGGTGCTACTTTGGTTTCCCACTTGATGTTGAAGGTGAAATAGAGATGGCAATAATGGTGGTGCCTCGTGAAGAATTAGAAATATTAGATGATTGGGATGTTATGGGCTTAAGGGGTTCAGCTAGTAATAGCGTTCGAGTTAAAGATGTATTTGTTCCAGAACATCGCGTTTCATTAGATCGGTTAGCGCGAGCGAGGCACTATATGATTGAACCATTAAAGGATGTGCCTTTATATAGTACCCCATTTGTTCCATCTCTTTCATTATCCATTGTTGGACCTGCATTAGGGTTAGCACAGGCAGCGATGGATTTCCATATGGAACGAGTGATGAAAGCTGGTATCGGAAATACGTACTATACAAAAATGAGTGAGGCACCGATTACTCATAGGCAAATAGGTTTGGCACAATTAAAAATCGATTCCGCAGAACTACATCTTTATAGGGCAGTTGATCGGTTGGATGCCTTTTCGGAGCAAGGCCACCATATGACTACTGGGGAAATCGTACAAATGAAGGCAGATTTTGGTTATGTGAATCAACTTTGTAAGGAAGCCATTGATTTAATGCTTGAAGGATCTGGGTCTATCTTTACGTATAAATGGAATCAATTTCAGTTAGTTTATCGTGATTTTTTAACCATGCATCTACATTTATTTATTACTCCTTCTAGCTTAATTGAAACCTACGGTCGGGTTTTATGCGGCATGGAACCTAACACATATTTTGTTTAA
- the dctP gene encoding TRAP transporter substrate-binding protein DctP — MKRGKKKWSMFLMAIVSLLVLTLAACGGSDQSSSKEGGSDEKASDGDVIELVVNSWFASDADVPNNVWKPWEKYVEEKTEGRVKVTVHYNGALAKSNEILEGVQSGLFDVGMALALYYEDSQLFPLTVGELPFTAGGDPDKSAEIIQEFSAEYANEIWDGVVKVGVGAPPPNYIYSTAPITSIDYMKGKSVRGSTDSEALLIKTMGGTPTQVTFEELYNSLDKGLIDSFFSTHDVYSNLQLIDVAPYFVDKPIKFVMATAIMNEDFFNSLPKDLQTMFVEDLNPKWEDLFEGNARKIMEKDPEIAKMVKDAGGSVAEFSNKDLMEFQKYGAPVWDQWVKKANDKGYPGEEMLERYIEISREHGVDLEFLK; from the coding sequence ATGAAAAGAGGAAAGAAAAAGTGGTCAATGTTTTTAATGGCAATTGTGAGTTTACTAGTATTAACTCTAGCTGCATGTGGAGGTTCGGATCAGAGTTCTTCCAAAGAAGGAGGTTCGGATGAGAAAGCATCTGATGGTGACGTAATAGAATTAGTTGTAAATAGCTGGTTTGCAAGTGATGCTGACGTTCCAAACAATGTTTGGAAACCATGGGAAAAATATGTAGAAGAAAAGACAGAAGGAAGGGTAAAAGTAACGGTTCATTATAACGGAGCCCTTGCTAAATCGAATGAAATTTTAGAAGGCGTACAAAGCGGATTGTTTGATGTTGGTATGGCATTAGCACTCTATTATGAAGATTCACAGTTGTTTCCACTCACAGTGGGCGAGTTACCATTTACAGCGGGTGGTGACCCAGATAAGTCTGCGGAAATTATTCAGGAATTCTCAGCTGAATATGCCAATGAAATTTGGGATGGTGTCGTTAAGGTTGGTGTAGGTGCTCCGCCTCCGAACTATATTTATTCAACAGCGCCAATTACCAGTATTGACTATATGAAAGGTAAATCTGTTCGTGGCTCAACAGATTCTGAAGCATTATTAATTAAGACCATGGGAGGTACACCTACACAAGTAACTTTTGAAGAACTTTATAATTCACTAGATAAAGGGCTAATCGATTCATTTTTTAGTACACATGATGTGTATTCTAATCTACAGTTGATTGATGTTGCACCATATTTTGTGGATAAACCAATAAAATTTGTTATGGCAACTGCCATTATGAATGAAGACTTCTTCAATTCATTGCCCAAGGATTTACAAACTATGTTTGTAGAAGATCTTAATCCAAAATGGGAAGATTTATTTGAAGGAAATGCTAGGAAAATAATGGAGAAGGATCCGGAAATTGCAAAAATGGTAAAAGATGCTGGTGGTAGTGTGGCTGAATTTTCCAACAAAGATTTAATGGAATTTCAGAAGTATGGTGCTCCAGTTTGGGACCAATGGGTAAAGAAAGCGAACGATAAAGGCTACCCTGGTGAGGAAATGCTAGAACGCTATATTGAAATTTCTAGAGAACATGGTGTTGACTTAGAATTTCTTAAATAA